One window from the genome of Nicotiana tomentosiformis chromosome 5, ASM39032v3, whole genome shotgun sequence encodes:
- the LOC104095385 gene encoding protein LEAD-SENSITIVE 1-like: MGLLTNRVERNEIKAGDHIYTYRAVFAYSHHGIFVGGSKVVHFNRVEASASSDVAEEISDLSSSCPTFPDCGFKLPNSGVVLSCLDCFIRNGSLYIFEYGVSPSVFLTKVRGGTCTTAVSDPSEMVIHRAMYLLQNGFGNYDVFQNNCEDFALYCKTGLVTVDRLGVGSSGQASSVVGAPLAALLSSPLKFLIPSPVGIATVTAGMYCMSRYATDIGVRSDVVKVAVEELAVKLGSRSSNEIVEHEAYNRGTAS, encoded by the exons ATGGGGTTGTTGACAAACAGAGTGGAGAGGAATGAGATCAAAGCAGGAGATCATATTTACACTTATAGAGCTGTTTTTGCTTATTCCCACCATG GTATTTTTGTTGGTGGAAGCAAAGTGGTACATTTTAACCGCGTCGAGGCCTCTGCCTCTTCTGATGTTGCCGAGGAAATATCAGATCTTTCTTCTTCATGTCCAACTTTTCCTGACTGTGGATTTAAGCTACCTAATAGTGGCGTCGTTCTTTCTTGTTTGGATTGCTTTATCCGCAATGGTTCACTCTACATCTTTGAGTATGGAGTAAGCCCATCCGTTTTCCTTACTAAAGTGCGAGGAGGCACTTGCACTACTGCAGTGTCAGATCCTTCAGAGATGGTCATACACCGAGCAATGTATCTTCTTCAAAATGGATTCGGGAACTATGATGTGTTCCAAAACAATTGCGAGGACTTCGCGCTGTATTGCAAAACAGGTCTTGTGACAGTTGATAGACTCGGTGTTGGAAGTAGCGGACAAGCTTCTTCTGTCGTTGGCGCTCCTTTAGCCGCGCTTCTTTCCTCACCTCTGAAGTTCCTAATTCCTAGTCCTGTTGGTATTGCCACAGTAACAGCAGGAATGTATTGTATGAGCAGATACGCGACTGACATTGGTGTTCGAAGTGATGTTGTCAAAGTAGCAGTTGAAGAACTTGCAGTTAAACTTGGCAGCAGAAGCAGCAATGAGATTGTAGAACATGAGGCTTATAATAGGGGAACTGCTAGTTGA
- the LOC104095253 gene encoding protein LEAD-SENSITIVE 1-like isoform X1, with product MGLLTNIVERSEIKPGDHIYTYRTAFAYTNHGIFVGGSKVVHFNCVEASASASASSDAAAEETSDISSSCPTFPDCGFKLPNSGVVLSCLDCFLRNDSLHRFEYGVSSPVFLAKVRGGTCSTAVSDPPETVLHRAMYLLQKGFGNYIVFKNNCEDFALYCKTGLLTVDRLGVGSSGQTSSIVGAPLAALLSSPLKLLIPPVGVATVTTGMYFMNRYKTDFGVRKDVVKVAVEELAAKLGFGCRNERSIVECEASNSGTGR from the exons ATGGGGTTGTTGACAAACATAGTTGAGAGGAGTGAAATCAAACCGGGAGACCATATTTACACTTACAGAACTGCCTTTGCTTACACCAACCATG GTATTTTTGTTGGTGGAAGCAAAGTGGTCCATTTTAACTGTGTCGaggcctcggcctctgcctctgcctcttcTGATGCTGCGGCTGAGGAAACATCAGACATTTCTTCGTCATGTCCAACTTTTCCTGACTGTGGATTTAAGCTACCTAACAGTGGCGTCGTTCTTTCTTGTCTGGATTGCTTTCTTCGCAACGATTCACTCCACAGATTCGAATATGGAGTTAGTTCACCTGTTTTTCTTGCCAAAGTAAGAGGGGGAACTTGCTCTACTGCAGTGTCCGACCCTCCAGAAACAGTCCTACACCGCGCAATGTATCTACTTCAGAAGGGATTTGGGAACTATATTGTGTTCAAAAACAATTGTGAAGACTTTGCATTGTACTGCAAAACAGGACTTCTAACAGTTGATAGACTCGGCGTTGGAAGTAGTGGACAAACTTCTTCTATCGTTGGCGCTCCTTTAGCTGCACTTCTTTCCTCCCCTCTGAAGTTGCTAATTCCTCCTGTTGGTGTGGCCACAGTAACAACAGGGATGTATTTTATGAACAGATATAAAACTGATTTTGGTGTTCGAAAAGATGTTGTCAAAGTAGCAGTTGAAGAACTTGCAGCGAAGCTTGGCTTTGGTTGCAGAAATGAGAGATCGATTGTAGAATGTGAGGCTTCTAATTCGGGAACTGGTAGATGA
- the LOC104095253 gene encoding protein LEAD-SENSITIVE 1-like isoform X2 gives MHESIGNGHSTFPCRGIFVGGSKVVHFNCVEASASASASSDAAAEETSDISSSCPTFPDCGFKLPNSGVVLSCLDCFLRNDSLHRFEYGVSSPVFLAKVRGGTCSTAVSDPPETVLHRAMYLLQKGFGNYIVFKNNCEDFALYCKTGLLTVDRLGVGSSGQTSSIVGAPLAALLSSPLKLLIPPVGVATVTTGMYFMNRYKTDFGVRKDVVKVAVEELAAKLGFGCRNERSIVECEASNSGTGR, from the exons ATG CATGAATCTATTGGAAACGGCCACTCTACCTTCCCAtgcaggg GTATTTTTGTTGGTGGAAGCAAAGTGGTCCATTTTAACTGTGTCGaggcctcggcctctgcctctgcctcttcTGATGCTGCGGCTGAGGAAACATCAGACATTTCTTCGTCATGTCCAACTTTTCCTGACTGTGGATTTAAGCTACCTAACAGTGGCGTCGTTCTTTCTTGTCTGGATTGCTTTCTTCGCAACGATTCACTCCACAGATTCGAATATGGAGTTAGTTCACCTGTTTTTCTTGCCAAAGTAAGAGGGGGAACTTGCTCTACTGCAGTGTCCGACCCTCCAGAAACAGTCCTACACCGCGCAATGTATCTACTTCAGAAGGGATTTGGGAACTATATTGTGTTCAAAAACAATTGTGAAGACTTTGCATTGTACTGCAAAACAGGACTTCTAACAGTTGATAGACTCGGCGTTGGAAGTAGTGGACAAACTTCTTCTATCGTTGGCGCTCCTTTAGCTGCACTTCTTTCCTCCCCTCTGAAGTTGCTAATTCCTCCTGTTGGTGTGGCCACAGTAACAACAGGGATGTATTTTATGAACAGATATAAAACTGATTTTGGTGTTCGAAAAGATGTTGTCAAAGTAGCAGTTGAAGAACTTGCAGCGAAGCTTGGCTTTGGTTGCAGAAATGAGAGATCGATTGTAGAATGTGAGGCTTCTAATTCGGGAACTGGTAGATGA